The Terriglobia bacterium genome includes a window with the following:
- a CDS encoding RNA polymerase sigma factor has protein sequence MENLPLSGARASTQQEPNLTMMDESSFQQFYADTARSLRRYVHRVSGSAALADDILQESYFRYLRTPLPAMGEGQRRAYLFKIATRLVQDHWRHSKREAHWSAEEPAPENAGEDPNQGQSTRWEMQRAFKSLKPQERSLLWLAYVEGAEHREIAETLGLKEKSVRVLLFRVRKKVAALLGRHKTI, from the coding sequence TTGGAAAACCTGCCATTAAGTGGCGCCCGGGCTTCGACGCAGCAGGAGCCGAATCTCACGATGATGGATGAATCGAGCTTCCAGCAATTCTACGCGGACACGGCCCGGTCTCTGCGGCGCTATGTTCATCGCGTCAGCGGCAGCGCCGCCCTGGCGGATGATATCCTTCAAGAAAGCTACTTTCGCTACCTCCGCACTCCCCTGCCGGCCATGGGGGAAGGTCAACGGCGCGCCTACCTCTTCAAGATTGCCACCCGGCTGGTTCAAGATCACTGGAGGCACTCCAAGCGCGAGGCGCATTGGTCCGCGGAAGAGCCGGCGCCCGAGAATGCAGGTGAGGATCCGAACCAGGGCCAGAGTACGCGGTGGGAAATGCAGAGGGCCTTCAAATCGCTGAAACCCCAGGAACGATCCCTTCTCTGGCTCGCTTATGTCGAAGGGGCGGAGCATCGGGAAATCGCGGAGACCCTCGGCCTCAAGGAAAAGAGCGTTCGTGTCCTCCTGTTTCGCGTCCGTAAGAAAGTGGCCGCACTATTGGGCCGGCACAAAACGATTTGA